In Vespula pensylvanica isolate Volc-1 chromosome 2, ASM1446617v1, whole genome shotgun sequence, the genomic window AATGTAGCTAAAGGATTTTCAAATATGTTCTCAAGTTTGGTCCATATCGTAAATTGTTTATTCATATCGGTACATTATATCATAACGTGTTATTAATGATATCAGTCGGTAACAATCCGCAGAAAATTAACACAGCCGGATTATCGCGTGATTCAACGTGCTGCTATTGATGAGTCACTATTATGCCTGGATTGCCGTAAATCCATTAACTATGAAAGTTTTAAGTAGGTATGGTGAAGTATCAATCAAACCTAAATAAATCGTTAAGTCTGGCTTAGCCATCGTTATATCTGATAAGCGTTTTGCTTTATATAGTTTTGTGAACAGTACTGCGTCGCACAACtctaattttcgataatatttcgataatatttcgataatattctcatcgataatgttttatttttgtattatttgatCAGTGCTATTCGTAATAAAGATACGCACTCGTAATTGCGCTCACTTGTGTCACAGAATCCAAAAAATTGTAAGAAGATGTAATTAGTAAGCACCATCTTAGTGTGCACAATCCGTTTAAGACGTAGATGATTTCGATAAGTTTTCCAAAACGCGATAAGTTTTCTAAAGGGCATCGATTGGTCCCAACTAATTCTACTCAAGTACAAACGTTGCAGTATGATCCTTGCCCTTATATTTACGGGACGTGGATATCCGTATTCTcgcataaatattaaatactacGTCTTTAAGTTCGAATTTCCACGGAGGGTTCGTTctaagaaacgaaaacgattGAATGTTCTCATGTACGTTTTATCGTCCTTGAACGATAATTGGACGATCTATCTGCTCGTTTCGCGAGTCGTGTTTTCTCTTGACCTGAGCTTGATTTTTAAGACAGCAACAGAATCCCCAAGTATGAGAAGATATTTTGTTCGAACACATCAGTTTGTGATGTATTGTAGAAAGATGTCAATGATAACGTCTATTAAAGCTTGTTTATAAGACTGCGGATTTGCCAGTTGAATTTTCAGAGGAATCTTGAACTTCTCATTGTTTACAAACCGAAGAGATAATGCTTGCTGCAATTCTGACAAATTAAACAATTAGTGGATGGTTAATGGTCTTAAGGACTCGGGACAGACCTGCACGGAatacttcattattttatcataaatgtttaattaatttaattaatttattttattatcttatcattttgcttaattaataattcattgattGGGATAGCAATGAATGATGATCGAGTTTTAGTTTGTGCGATCTTATCTGTTACAAATTGTGAACTATCTGTATCATCGTTCATTGGTACTGACATTGATACGTGTATTCACCGTTTcataattgaattataatcATAGGCAGAAAGtcataatttaataacatcGAAATGAATATCGTGATGTTCAATTATACGGGAGTCGTAAAACGcgttttttcgataaataaagtATGCTGTTTCACTTTACATCATTTAGAGCTTCCAGTTTAGTATGCGTCTGGGCTGTGGTTAGCACGAAGGCAATTTAGACAAAGTTTCATCTTTTTAACAATCTAGTAACGTTGCTCGATTGCAATGTACGTGCGTGATTATAGGAAATGCACTCGGATACGCTGACCGCATTTGTTTAGGAGGTTTTGATggcttatttaaatatttcgtagGAATGGGTTGCTCGCGAATTGTGTGCGTGATTATTTTTCCTGATTGCATTATCGTGTTTTTGGactttaaatattgataaattcgaataataagtagagaaatttgcaaaattttttataggaTGGTATCTTTATGATAGAGGATcctcttttcatttaatttgagTATCACTATGAAGGCGCGAGGTTGATATGTAAATGAAGAGTGTATCACACAACGATTAATTTACTGCGTTGAGCAATTtcgaatgagagaatgagattcGGCAAGTTTTAAGAATTGATCTCTGTATATAACATGCCATTTACATctattgaatattaaatattgtattcAAATAGTATTCCTCTATCAGAGTAATTATAACGGCTTTCTAGAATCGTTCAAGCGACTGCATAATTAAACACGCAGTTTGCCAAGGATGCTGTGTTTAACACAACCTTGTCCTTTATAAGCAGAATTTTAAGAAGTTTAAACGTTTACAGTTAtctaaaaagtaaatattgtaaattgaCAATTTATATTGCGATTTCacgaaatcaaaataattttggtattgattattgaaatttagCAGTATGATTTGCGACAAATACGTTGTCGAATCTTCGATTTGATTCAACGAAGATCGTTGCGTTATTAATTCCGTCTCTAATTGTACGCGTATTACAAATTGAAGCTTCAGTACATTCAATatgataatacatttattaatatttacaaatattcatCCTCAATATCAAGTTTTTCGGCCATGTACAAGTCCGTATTTGAGAAGGAACTTGATAATTATACAATGTCAATTATACATCATTGAATTTCGtgaacgtttttttttataaagtcactttttatttttaattttttcaatatcctTTCATCTCAATAAGTGAAATCGCGTTATTCGATTCTttacattttgaaaatttgcATTTCAGCATTAAGTTAGTCACGATTTGCTTGATAGAAacttttattgtaaaaaaaaaggagagccCAAAATAACAAGCGACTTATTTGGTTGGTATTAAGATTGTCTTCGATTGATATATCCGCTTCGCGTTCGATGAGTGCAGGTTTTCGTAGCTGCGGTTTTCTATAGCTCGTAGAATGTCTAGTCATCGTGATATACAGGATCAGCTGTGTCATTCGATGGCTGCTTCAACTTTTTTTGTGATTGGATACCTTTTCAGGGCCATGGTGGTACCAGTATCCGATTCGaaggattaataaaatatgtcgaTGAGAACATGTTACACGCGTTTCATCTTATTTCGTGTTGCATGTTTAATTGATCGCTATTAAACTCTGTTCTTTagcaataataaatgtattatttacgcttaaaattataaatgtaatcgCGTTGGAAGCgaaattttaaatgtaatcACATTATATGTTATGATATGCGATTCAGAAATGTATCGCGTTATGTGCTGTAGGATTAAATCTTAGAGAGATATTCGTGCTATGTGTTTCGTTGTGTCTGAATATTTTTGATCAAATATTTGAGTGCTGTTGACGAAGAACGACGATTGTTGGAATTAGGGAAAGGAAGGGGAAGGGAGGAATTTCCGTGTAAAGTACATGGAAAGGGAAAGGGTGATCGTTTATTGGTTGTAGCCGTGTCTGaataattcgtttgaaatgTTTGAACTATTGCACCTGCGGTCCCTTGTGCGAAGTGACCATGCTGTTTTATGATTGaaaaatagttatttttaaGGGTACGCTTCTGACAAACACATGGCGCATTTGGTCTACGAACCTAcctgttgtttttttttgttcggtTTAGTGGATTTATGAAAACTACGAACTGAACTAAAAATACTTCAGACTTGGATAGCGTTGacaatatgtttttttatcttactgTCTGTTCTTAGAGAGTGTTCAATGAATTCTCAAGGGCAAATATGTCGTGTAGTGATATACAATTTTTGAAAGATAGTCATATGAATTGTACATATGCATTAGTACTCAAATAAACTGTTCATCTTCAATCGATAAaagtttgtatttttattcataattattattaattattattgttcgtCAACATCTTTCATATcatttaattcaaataaatatcgaaaagattGAAGATTCGGTAGAATCAAAAGGCGCCATTATTTCAGATcattttagtatttttatatgatattttaaaaatgaatcgttatagaaaaaaaaagtaattacagtaaaatatattttatttataatcatgcaagagttatataaaatcaaagaaacgaataaaattttaagaatagaaaatattctaagCAAGCATTTAAGTacaatatttaagtatattattaatacatttaagtatattattaagatttttGTAATTACCAGTGTAGATGATATTTTTCCtaatttaataagattttttgattctttttaacAGTTATTGGCACAATCCAGACGCAACCCGCTATATTCACACGTATTTATTAGCATGACTATCTATGTACGCcttctaaattttttattcttttcataacgaataaacagaaaaactattgataaaattctaatatttgttaaaatactCGCTATCATgcgttttaatattatatgagTTTACTCTTCAAACCGAGTTATCGTTAAAACGacaaataaagtaaataaaatacgcGAAATGTTTCGTAAactaattcttttctattcaatAAATTGGAAACTAATTCTAATTCAATGCTTtacataatagaaaatttcttttttttttaagaatcatactttaaaatataataaaactgtTTGCTAAAATCGTAACGTgcataacaatattataatttgtatttttatctattaatattgAGACCGAACTgtcgataagaaaagataaggtAATGATATAGTAATATCTAATACTTCGTCATATTATGCAAATtattggtttcttttttaagttagGTATATCTAATTTATAGAAGCAACTATAAATGAATGTATGTCAGATAAAGATCGTTGGTTGTGATGAAGGTATGTATCAAGATATATTACTTTCGATAGAGTTTTTAATTTATGCAGAATTTTgttagataattatataatcaccttatgtatatattcctGTAATTTTCCGTTGTCTATAAATGATATGTTTAATGTACACATACTTTACCATGGCTAAAATTTCCAGGGTTAAGTTCTTCCggtattttaaaatgaaaagagatagcgttattctttttatcgttttttgcGTGAATCAATTGAATCCGTTTTAATAGGATTCACCACGTTGAATCTGTGGTCCACAAGATCGAAGCAAAAACATGCCAAGCAAGTAAATACGTTTTGgtttatcttaattatttaaagcCGATATTATTGATTGTTTCGTTCTTATGgattaaatgatatttgataCTATATTGTAAGTGTTTATTAAACTATTTCAATATACAAGTAGAATATGTTCACAGATAGGCATATGTGTCGATGAGGGGTAGTTGTTATCGCGACTTGGGGTAAGTTGTTACCATAACAACTTGTCCCTCTGCTTCGTAGCGAAACATATAAACACGTATTCTATTCATTCCATAATGTATCAGAacgtagaaaaggaaaatgaaccTCAATCAGGActcttcaatttttataacagGATAATCGATTCTTACTAACGTCGTTGAAAATTCTATTCCTGATCTCTCCaggaatgaaaatttcatctGAAATAATTCGGCTTCTACTAAAAACGATATTGGGACAAGAGAAATTTATACATCACTGCGTTAGAAAATTATCTTGACTgatatttcagaaaaaaatgtagtcaaataaacaaaggaaaaaagaaggatttaATTCAAAGActacaaacgaaagaaaagaaaatggtaaaaggaaagataaaaattaagcTAAGTGAAAGATTCTCCaagataaatatgaaaatgatgatgaGAAAGACAACTTggaatattattgtattatttattgcgATGCATATTCCAAATCACGAtctagagaagaagaaatcgagtgtatattttgtaagaaccggtttcatttaaaatgtaaaaaatataaatttgataatagtCGAACAGTTGATTAGTAAATTACTGTTTTtatactaaaaataatatttatgattattatattgttttgattttcttttaaagaaaatatatttgcgCTAATCTGAACTTTAAAGAACAAacattatttagaaaatagtactttattttattaaaaggcatctcttatattttaataaaaatttgccTCAACGCCATAGCAACTTGCTTCAAAAAGGAGTAAAAAGTTCTACCAGCCATAAATAAATGACTTCCTATGAAAAAGTTAtcacaaaatattaaatataagaaatttaataaattataataaatttcataataatttaatctataaggaaaggaataattacattatttttcagtcatttcttgttttatcAAAATCAGAATTTCTCTAGCACTagtttctatataattataaacatattttataattatagtatatatgcgGATccttcaatttatatttttgtatatattgtatcttATCATGAGACATCAACAATTATTTTGTACAACACATactcctttattattttatatatttccaacTTCCTGAACAGACCtttgataaaaacaataaaatacattaattagttacgaaaaatatttcaattcgttttaaaagtgcatatatttcgaatacattcaagaaattttactttatctaACAACCTTTAACTGAATCATTACAGTTTTCACAACATAGTGAATGAGCACTCACAACGCATGGGAAAAATTGCATTCTACAAAGGTCTACAATCGATCTACATAAGGATATACAAATAATGACTATATCATATGAATTATtgtgtaattattattgtacatCGTTCAATCgctattttttaaaacttatATGCGATACAAAGAGTTAGGATAGAAAGAATCAGTCTAGCATGGTATACAGCGACTTAGAATGatcacaaatatataatttctaatcaagaattgatttaaattattagttttttcaatataaattaatccAAAGTTTGtctaattttaatcaaaataaaataggtATAATCATGCTCAATTTGAtataaagaaagttaaaaGGAATAGGAATAAAGctaaaatttattgtttttcgttaaaatttattatttttcaaagtcgTGTGAAAATGATAGCACATCTAGAAGTGACAAATATAAGGAGATAAATATGGCTTCAGTAAACATAGCATACTAACTaacaatcgatttttaaagttttaaaagTCTAGTTATCATGcgtttcaatttctttttatttttaactttaatcATTGTTATGTTTGAGGACACggtattcgtaaaaataattattgactcttaaactattaaatatttgtgttTTTAGTTAATCTTACATTAGATGTAAATTTTACGTTCCCGTTAAACTTATGATGTAAATACGATTCTTTTGATAATGACtagatttgtattatttataaagatattaattttatatatactgtaaaataataaattcttattggctatatgtgagaaagaaacaattcaAGAAATATgctataatcatattttattattgtgtgtatgtgaagTACATATGCGTGCCTttcaattcgattaaattaaacatttctatGGAATATTAACATTCACTAGGTAAAACACAATCACTGTTGTTGTTAAATATGTATCCATTTATGCATTTACACCCTTTTATacaaatctataataaaaataattaaataaataagttagtTACGAACtataatttaattcgtttcgAAAACATCGTTGGATAAATTCAAACAAATTTACTTACACGAGGACAGAGTTTAGGTGGATTCTGGTAGTTTTTACAAGTTAGCGCACAGGGACTCGCACAATCAGTATAAATCGCATTGGATCCACAAGCGGATGTGTAGACGATGGCTATATCATACAAATTATTGTGTATCTTTTATTGTTCACGGCTATTTGTTTATTGTTTATTGttacatttatgtattataaaacttACATGCGAGGCAAAGAGCTAGTACAAAAATAATCATCGAAATGCGAGACATGACGATTTGGAACTAAGtacttcaaatataaaattgacaaTAAGACTCGATATCACTCGtgcaatataatttatactcgcgaactatctttatttctacgaATGATTTAtgacgtttattttatatataactctCGTATAACGCGATACTTATAAATACGGTTTCGATATAACAGGTTTCATAAATTGTACCAAGCACTTATATAACGTACTTTACAGTTTTATATAACTCggaatattcatacatattcaCATAAATATAAACTGTCAGTGTCTTGTCTAACTGTCtcaaagaatagaaatatgtTCTACTCATactttttagaatatttttaacctgttatatttttttgtcttattattaaatcattccATCTCATCC contains:
- the LOC122637903 gene encoding venom peptide SjAPI-2 produces the protein MSRISMIIFVLALCLASIVYTSACGSNAIYTDCASPCALTCKNYQNPPKLCPRICIKGCKCINGYIFNNNSDCVLPSEC